From Gimesia panareensis, the proteins below share one genomic window:
- a CDS encoding nucleotidyltransferase domain-containing protein, with protein MNKRVHYQPNLIYSDGTQVVTVRDIIGPNGRTQHPRGSVGVVVRAPRDLDHSYRVKFPDGVEVALKADELTLLARFKEGEIGNSEINTNRSDLFARVIFKCIIGSRAFGLEDEQSDTDYRGIYLPPADLQWSLYGVPEQLDCHETQETYWELQKFLVLALKANPNVLECLYTPLVEQVTPLGQELLDMRDIFLTRVVYQTYNGYVMSQFKKMQTDIKNQGKVRWKHVMHLIRLLISGVTLLREGYVVVDVGPHREQLLAIKRGEVPWDETEKWRKSLHKEFEQALEQTKLPARPDYETANDYLIKARRLATQEALP; from the coding sequence ATGAACAAGCGCGTCCATTATCAGCCGAACCTGATCTATTCTGACGGCACCCAGGTGGTCACAGTCCGGGATATCATCGGACCGAACGGTCGTACGCAACATCCGCGGGGATCGGTCGGTGTGGTAGTGCGTGCGCCGCGTGATCTGGATCACTCGTATCGCGTCAAATTTCCCGATGGTGTCGAAGTCGCCCTCAAAGCGGACGAGCTGACCCTGCTCGCCCGGTTCAAAGAGGGGGAAATCGGCAATAGCGAGATCAATACCAACCGCAGCGATCTGTTCGCCCGCGTAATCTTCAAGTGCATCATTGGCTCCCGGGCCTTTGGTCTGGAGGATGAGCAGTCTGATACCGATTATCGCGGCATCTACCTGCCACCTGCGGATCTGCAGTGGTCACTGTACGGCGTTCCCGAACAGCTCGACTGTCATGAAACACAGGAAACCTACTGGGAGCTGCAGAAGTTTCTGGTGCTGGCTTTGAAAGCGAACCCGAACGTCCTGGAGTGCCTCTATACTCCCCTGGTCGAACAGGTCACGCCCCTCGGCCAGGAACTGCTGGACATGCGGGATATCTTTCTGACACGCGTCGTCTATCAGACCTACAACGGTTATGTGATGTCGCAGTTCAAAAAGATGCAGACCGATATCAAGAACCAGGGGAAGGTCAGATGGAAACATGTGATGCACCTGATTCGGCTGCTGATCTCGGGAGTCACGCTCCTGCGCGAAGGCTATGTCGTCGTCGACGTGGGACCACACCGGGAACAGCTGCTGGCCATCAAGCGTGGTGAAGTCCCCTGGGACGAAACCGAGAAATGGCGGAAGAGCCTGCACAAGGAATTTGAGCAGGCGCTGGAGCAGACTAAACTACCAGCCCGCCCCGATTATGAAACTGCAAATGACTATCTCATCAAAGCGCGTCGACTGGCGACGCAGGAGGCACTGCCATGA
- a CDS encoding AAA family ATPase, protein MVSTCIKQPNGCPHQDLFNLHRIVTRVEWHAEGDVWTHTQLVCRQLPRLAEWSALSNREQSILIFTALLHDAAKPLTTQVDPETGRLRSPKHALKGEFLARNVLRGLGCDLETRETICRLVRYHGRPAFLLEKPNPEQEVISLSWLVNHRLLYLFALSDTRGRTTDSMSRPEEHLRFWKMIAEEQHCFDQPYPFANDQARFLFYHSPEPNVHYVPHEEFSCTVTMLSGLPGSGKDTWLALHRTDLPVVSLDDIRDDLDVEPTDNQGEVVQLARERCRELLRDKADFAFNATNLTRQLRQRWLQLFADYGARIELIYLEPPLETILKQNRQRPQPVPEQVIRRLVEKVEPPTLTEAHTVTYNAH, encoded by the coding sequence TTGGTTAGCACCTGCATTAAACAACCTAACGGTTGTCCGCATCAAGATTTATTTAACTTACACAGAATCGTTACCCGCGTTGAGTGGCACGCCGAGGGGGATGTCTGGACGCATACGCAACTCGTCTGCCGCCAACTGCCCCGACTGGCCGAGTGGTCTGCCTTGTCAAACCGGGAACAGTCCATCCTGATCTTCACCGCACTCCTGCACGACGCCGCCAAACCGTTGACCACGCAGGTCGATCCCGAAACCGGCCGCCTGCGTTCGCCCAAGCATGCCCTGAAGGGAGAATTCCTGGCGCGAAATGTTCTGCGCGGACTGGGCTGTGATCTGGAAACCCGCGAAACCATCTGCCGGCTGGTCCGCTATCATGGTCGTCCCGCCTTTCTGCTGGAAAAACCGAATCCGGAACAGGAAGTCATTTCCCTCTCCTGGCTGGTCAACCACCGTCTGCTCTACCTGTTCGCCCTGTCCGACACCCGCGGACGGACGACCGACAGCATGTCCCGTCCCGAAGAGCACCTGCGGTTCTGGAAAATGATCGCCGAGGAACAGCACTGTTTCGATCAGCCCTACCCGTTCGCCAACGATCAGGCCCGATTCCTGTTTTATCACTCGCCGGAACCGAACGTGCATTATGTGCCCCATGAAGAGTTCAGTTGCACGGTGACCATGCTCTCCGGCCTGCCGGGATCCGGCAAAGATACCTGGCTCGCGCTGCACCGCACAGATCTACCCGTGGTCTCGCTGGATGACATTCGCGATGACCTGGATGTCGAACCGACGGACAATCAGGGAGAAGTCGTCCAACTGGCCCGGGAACGCTGCCGCGAACTCTTGCGTGACAAGGCTGACTTCGCTTTCAACGCCACCAATCTGACTCGACAGCTCCGGCAACGCTGGCTGCAACTCTTTGCCGACTATGGTGCCCGCATCGAACTGATCTATCTGGAACCGCCGCTGGAAACGATATTGAAACAGAATCGCCAGCGTCCCCAGCCGGTCCCGGAACAAGTCATTCGCCGCCTGGTAGAAAAAGTCGAACCTCCCACGCTGACCGAGGCTCATACAGTGACTTACAATGCACATTGA
- a CDS encoding ArsI/CadI family heavy metal resistance metalloenzyme, with protein MNQESAVDFPGNFRLHVALTVSDLARSKQFYELLLGVAPSKERPRYAKFEPVDPSVNLTLNEVDGDVTVEGGSAHFGIQVKSVAEVHAAIERFQAAGIKTITEEATTCCYAVQDKVWAVDPDGHKWEVFVVLKADAKDELYAQSGCCGPEMVNLTDCSKSKSD; from the coding sequence ATGAATCAGGAATCCGCAGTTGACTTTCCCGGCAACTTTCGTCTGCATGTAGCGCTGACTGTTTCTGATCTGGCGCGGTCAAAACAGTTTTACGAACTCTTATTGGGAGTGGCGCCGAGCAAGGAACGGCCCCGCTATGCGAAGTTTGAACCGGTGGATCCTTCCGTGAATCTGACCCTGAATGAAGTGGACGGGGACGTGACGGTCGAAGGTGGTTCGGCTCACTTTGGGATCCAGGTCAAATCGGTGGCAGAAGTTCATGCAGCCATCGAACGGTTCCAGGCGGCAGGGATCAAAACGATCACCGAAGAGGCCACGACCTGCTGTTATGCGGTACAGGACAAAGTCTGGGCAGTAGATCCCGATGGACATAAATGGGAAGTGTTTGTCGTGCTGAAAGCCGATGCGAAGGACGAACTCTATGCACAGTCGGGCTGTTGTGGTCCGGAGATGGTGAATTTAACGGATTGCAGCAAATCGAAATCAGACTGA
- a CDS encoding nucleotidyltransferase domain-containing protein produces the protein MNFDPRLEQQLKEHPYPLLFATISGSHIYGFPSPDSDYDLRGVHLLPLETVIGLKEGQVTVERSRVVDGLEIDLVTHDVGKFFQLMLKKNGYVLEQLLSPLVLHATPEYEELKALAPGCVTKYHAYHYLGFAATQWKLFQKEDPPRVKPLLYVYRVLLTGLHLMRTGQLEPNLIHLNEEARLSYIPELIERKLEGSERSTLDAADMEFHGREYQRLVGELEQAMETTSLPEKPSSGEALNDLLVRIRLAHRKED, from the coding sequence ATGAACTTCGATCCCCGACTTGAACAACAGCTGAAGGAACATCCTTATCCTCTGCTGTTTGCCACCATCAGCGGATCGCATATCTATGGCTTTCCTTCTCCGGATTCTGATTACGATCTCCGCGGCGTGCATCTGCTGCCGCTGGAGACCGTGATCGGTCTGAAAGAAGGACAGGTCACGGTGGAGCGTTCGCGCGTTGTTGACGGCCTGGAAATCGATCTGGTCACTCACGATGTGGGCAAGTTCTTTCAACTCATGCTCAAAAAGAATGGCTATGTGCTGGAACAGCTGCTCTCGCCACTGGTCCTGCACGCCACTCCTGAGTATGAAGAACTGAAAGCGCTGGCACCCGGCTGTGTGACAAAGTATCACGCGTATCATTACCTGGGTTTCGCCGCCACGCAGTGGAAACTGTTCCAGAAGGAAGATCCACCCCGGGTCAAGCCTCTGCTCTATGTGTATCGGGTCCTGCTCACCGGTCTGCATCTGATGCGCACCGGTCAACTGGAACCAAACCTGATCCACTTGAATGAAGAAGCCCGGCTGTCCTACATCCCCGAACTGATCGAACGCAAGCTGGAAGGTTCTGAACGTTCCACGCTGGATGCCGCCGACATGGAGTTCCATGGACGCGAATACCAGCGGCTTGTGGGCGAACTGGAACAGGCGATGGAAACCACCAGCCTGCCGGAAAAACCGAGTTCGGGAGAAGCATTGAATGATCTGCTGGTCCGGATCCGTCTGGCCCACCGGAAAGAAGACTGA
- a CDS encoding HEAT repeat domain-containing protein has product MKYSDVSPPPVPTPAEQRDALAKGLGRARLWAERGVLTEAPLREACLQDLRYDHMCEVPRDDWLWEIINVAGFRNEIRVPLLHALYDLSDPENARQLCKLAQYYAASGDAAFRDLLYQIVAQKPLAAADYDFLGESELLALEGERGFLSAAKSRGAQLEQIAWDWPEESLLREAGELIGETRIRELLSSTSDPDLNRFFESWQQQLREKAERKQQKQRHRKKQQRQQTDKISVETVLKAAQGETQCYWFRSWGIQADPTDLNAVLQALKSSEEPAVLLNLIKVFSNRALPEFDSRLIELCQHPDPELQRRAWVALANNSHPEIREFANRQFNESQPAFLFSLFIRNYQPGDEHRLLAALTLPEDAWERHSVLSDLIEVLKENPTADRSRLATIIYRFTPCEICRFKVVQLLKEQSAIPDWMTEECRFDSYADTRTLTFE; this is encoded by the coding sequence TTGAAATATTCTGACGTTTCACCGCCGCCCGTCCCCACACCTGCAGAACAGCGCGATGCGCTGGCAAAAGGTCTGGGACGGGCCCGGCTCTGGGCAGAACGGGGAGTCCTCACTGAGGCACCGCTGCGGGAAGCGTGTCTGCAGGACTTGCGTTACGACCATATGTGCGAAGTTCCGCGGGACGACTGGCTATGGGAGATCATCAACGTCGCTGGCTTTCGCAACGAAATTCGCGTCCCGCTGCTACATGCACTGTATGATCTATCTGATCCGGAAAACGCCAGACAGTTATGCAAGCTGGCACAATACTATGCTGCCAGCGGCGATGCCGCGTTTCGAGATCTGCTGTATCAGATCGTTGCTCAAAAACCACTCGCAGCAGCAGACTATGATTTTCTGGGGGAATCGGAACTGCTGGCACTGGAGGGAGAACGCGGCTTTCTAAGTGCCGCAAAATCCAGGGGAGCACAACTCGAACAAATCGCCTGGGACTGGCCCGAGGAGTCTCTTCTGAGAGAAGCAGGTGAACTCATCGGGGAAACACGAATCCGAGAATTATTGAGTTCTACGTCTGACCCGGATCTCAATCGATTCTTTGAGAGCTGGCAACAGCAGTTACGGGAGAAGGCCGAGCGAAAACAGCAGAAGCAGCGGCACCGTAAAAAACAGCAGCGCCAGCAAACTGATAAAATATCCGTCGAAACGGTTCTCAAGGCCGCTCAGGGAGAGACGCAGTGTTACTGGTTTCGCAGCTGGGGAATACAGGCTGACCCCACAGATTTGAATGCGGTCCTCCAGGCACTCAAGTCCAGCGAGGAACCAGCCGTTCTCCTCAACCTGATCAAAGTCTTTTCCAACCGGGCACTCCCCGAATTCGACTCCCGCCTGATCGAACTCTGCCAGCATCCCGATCCGGAGTTGCAGCGGAGAGCCTGGGTCGCACTGGCTAATAATTCCCATCCCGAAATCCGCGAGTTTGCCAACCGACAGTTCAACGAGAGCCAGCCTGCATTTCTTTTCAGCCTGTTCATCAGAAATTACCAGCCCGGAGACGAACACCGGCTGCTGGCGGCACTCACTCTTCCCGAAGACGCCTGGGAACGTCACAGCGTGCTGAGTGATCTGATCGAAGTCTTAAAAGAAAATCCGACAGCAGACCGCTCCCGGCTGGCCACGATCATCTACCGGTTCACTCCTTGTGAAATCTGTCGCTTTAAGGTGGTGCAGCTTCTGAAAGAGCAGTCTGCCATTCCGGACTGGATGACAGAGGAATGCCGATTTGATTCTTATGCAGACACTCGAACCTTGACATTTGAATGA
- a CDS encoding 3' terminal RNA ribose 2'-O-methyltransferase Hen1, which translates to MLLSITTTHQPASDLSYLLHKHPDRFQSFNLSFGNAHVFYPTVSEEQCTACLLLDVDPVGMVRGKGRQQSFLLDQYVNDRPYVASSFMSVALSQVQGSALNGRCKDRPELVSTPLPLTVQIAVLPVRGGEELIREIFEPLGYEVAIESYPLDELFPDWGQSPCYSVTLTGTKTLSELLNHLYVLIPVFDNRKHYFVGENELEKLLEKGAGWLADHPLKDQISRRYLKYKPSLYLTALARLVEGTETEETELENENEETAEDLPDKAVPLNQQRLGSVMAALRASGAQSVLDLGCGEGKLLRELLSDRQFEQIVGLDISVRSLEIAAKRLKLKRLPERQAQRIKLLHGSLTYRDRRLEGFDAAALVEVIEHLDPPRLAALERMLFEFARPKTVVLTTPNREYNVMWETLPAGQLRHADHRFEWTRSEFQTWATGIADQFGYSARFLPVGPEDKAVGAPTQMGVFERNE; encoded by the coding sequence ATGCTGTTATCTATCACAACGACACATCAACCTGCCAGCGATCTGAGCTACCTGCTCCACAAACACCCGGACCGTTTTCAGAGTTTCAATCTGAGTTTCGGCAACGCCCACGTGTTTTATCCGACAGTTTCCGAGGAACAGTGCACCGCCTGCCTGCTGCTGGACGTCGATCCGGTGGGGATGGTCCGCGGCAAAGGACGTCAACAGTCGTTCCTGCTCGATCAATACGTTAACGATCGGCCCTATGTCGCTTCGTCTTTCATGAGTGTCGCGCTCTCCCAGGTCCAGGGATCCGCGCTCAACGGACGTTGCAAGGATCGTCCGGAACTGGTCAGCACGCCGCTTCCTCTCACGGTACAGATCGCCGTCCTGCCAGTCCGCGGCGGGGAAGAACTGATTCGCGAAATCTTCGAACCACTGGGGTACGAAGTCGCCATCGAGTCTTATCCGCTGGATGAACTGTTCCCGGACTGGGGACAGAGCCCCTGTTATTCCGTCACCCTGACAGGCACGAAAACACTTTCGGAACTGCTCAACCACCTCTACGTCCTGATTCCGGTCTTCGACAACCGCAAACATTACTTCGTCGGCGAGAACGAACTGGAAAAGCTGTTGGAGAAAGGAGCCGGCTGGCTGGCTGACCATCCCCTGAAAGATCAGATCAGCCGCCGTTACCTGAAGTATAAACCGAGCCTGTACCTTACTGCCCTGGCACGTCTGGTCGAAGGAACTGAGACCGAAGAAACAGAACTGGAAAACGAAAACGAAGAGACAGCAGAAGACCTCCCCGATAAAGCGGTTCCCCTGAACCAGCAGCGACTGGGCAGCGTAATGGCCGCCCTGCGGGCTTCCGGTGCGCAAAGTGTGCTCGACCTGGGCTGCGGCGAAGGAAAGCTGCTTCGCGAACTGCTGTCCGATCGACAGTTCGAACAGATCGTCGGCCTGGATATCTCGGTGCGCTCGCTGGAGATCGCTGCGAAACGTCTCAAACTGAAACGACTGCCGGAACGACAGGCCCAACGGATCAAGCTGCTGCACGGCTCGCTGACCTACCGCGATCGTCGTCTTGAAGGTTTCGATGCCGCGGCCCTGGTCGAAGTGATCGAACACCTCGATCCGCCCCGCCTGGCGGCGCTGGAACGGATGCTGTTTGAATTCGCCCGTCCCAAAACCGTCGTGCTGACCACGCCGAACCGGGAATATAACGTGATGTGGGAAACCCTGCCCGCCGGCCAACTGCGTCACGCCGACCACCGCTTCGAGTGGACGCGGTCTGAATTTCAGACGTGGGCCACCGGCATTGCAGACCAATTCGGTTACTCTGCCCGCTTCCTGCCCGTTGGTCCGGAAGACAAAGCCGTAGGTGCCCCCACACAAATGGGAGTGTTTGAACGTAATGAGTAA
- a CDS encoding transposase, whose protein sequence is MPHQDTEHLRINIQSMKAIFDRLIPCETSSLVRHGNASLDPGWLAAVAILCMGWTAKGTLGERVKTAYTVAGELFQVSTTVTRQGLMKALANYGQPLVDLVIQHLSSKLGQWKGYRTTAGKVTLAVDATKFSAPRSAANQREFAPGIHHRRSAKYRKKADESKALTVQLLTTVLWHLGSGLPFRWCIQGAAGSERIAAREMLESLPENVRLVGDAQYTGAPLWSAIMESGHSFLFRVGSNVTLLKSLGQLKIRDGFVYYWPDSMQRRDQSPLVLRLFQIHNGRNKIYLVSNELEMTDACACKLYRQRWGIEVFFRSVKQSCERSKLCCQTPVNVITELNWTLIGIWVALFVGKDMLHKQGTNLKKLSPIKVIRVFSQAVTIIACHAQQWAPLTDLLSQSVLAEEKRPNNRKASRGHPCKKRKRQCGKPTIIQATTDQKKLAKIYLE, encoded by the coding sequence ATGCCGCATCAAGATACCGAGCATCTTCGCATAAATATTCAGTCAATGAAAGCGATTTTTGACAGGCTGATTCCCTGCGAAACGTCTTCCCTGGTACGTCACGGCAATGCCTCTCTGGATCCGGGCTGGTTGGCTGCGGTTGCCATTCTCTGCATGGGCTGGACTGCCAAAGGAACACTTGGCGAAAGGGTAAAAACGGCCTACACGGTTGCCGGTGAGCTCTTTCAGGTTTCGACGACAGTGACACGACAAGGGCTGATGAAAGCTCTGGCGAACTACGGACAGCCATTGGTGGATCTGGTGATTCAACATCTTTCCTCAAAACTGGGACAATGGAAGGGCTATCGAACCACAGCAGGCAAAGTCACTCTGGCCGTGGATGCCACCAAGTTCTCTGCGCCTCGCTCAGCAGCCAATCAGCGTGAATTTGCACCAGGGATCCATCATAGAAGGTCGGCGAAATACCGCAAAAAAGCCGATGAATCCAAGGCGTTAACCGTTCAACTGTTAACGACCGTGCTCTGGCATCTGGGCAGTGGGTTACCGTTTCGCTGGTGTATTCAGGGGGCAGCTGGCAGTGAGCGAATTGCGGCCCGGGAAATGCTGGAATCCCTTCCAGAAAATGTCCGACTGGTTGGGGATGCGCAATATACAGGTGCTCCGCTGTGGTCAGCCATCATGGAGTCAGGGCATTCTTTCCTGTTTCGTGTTGGTTCGAACGTAACCCTGTTAAAATCACTTGGTCAGTTGAAAATTCGTGATGGCTTCGTCTATTACTGGCCCGACTCTATGCAGCGTCGAGACCAAAGCCCGCTGGTCCTGCGTCTGTTCCAGATCCATAATGGCAGGAACAAGATCTACCTGGTGAGCAACGAATTAGAAATGACCGATGCATGTGCCTGTAAATTATATCGTCAAAGATGGGGGATTGAGGTTTTCTTCCGCTCAGTAAAACAATCCTGTGAACGCAGCAAGCTATGTTGCCAGACGCCTGTAAATGTCATCACAGAATTAAACTGGACTCTGATCGGAATCTGGGTTGCGTTATTTGTCGGAAAAGACATGTTGCATAAGCAGGGAACGAATCTCAAAAAACTCAGTCCGATCAAAGTGATTCGTGTGTTTTCTCAGGCTGTCACGATAATTGCCTGCCATGCTCAGCAATGGGCGCCATTAACCGACCTGCTTTCGCAATCCGTGCTCGCCGAAGAAAAACGGCCGAATAACAGAAAAGCAAGCCGGGGACATCCGTGTAAGAAAAGGAAACGGCAATGCGGAAAACCAACTATCATTCAGGCAACAACGGATCAAAAAAAACTGGCGAAAATCTATCTTGAATAA
- a CDS encoding LamG domain-containing protein, translated as MRSATLLLISLFVYSVFPVHSTELTAQEPEQTKGEYYGLKFDGRDSYVTLPHINFSDWNAFTIEAWVKDWTGRICCEGKQGDPENSIWISIRAKRHSAGWETDNGTNYSTRVDPNSIGGWDHVAMVYTGTEQVIYLNGKEVHRQNAPKPGPFLPDRKFFLGAQQKWDDAQTKPAALFGKGIMRMFRISNVARYDKEFDPSKSFVPDANTELLLDFSKPDQTTLADVSQHKRNGTIHDAKWVLLTEE; from the coding sequence ATGCGATCTGCAACGCTTTTGTTGATCTCGCTTTTTGTTTATAGCGTTTTCCCCGTACATTCAACAGAACTCACTGCACAGGAACCGGAACAGACAAAAGGTGAATACTACGGACTGAAATTTGACGGCAGGGACAGTTACGTCACACTGCCACATATCAACTTCTCCGACTGGAATGCCTTTACGATTGAAGCCTGGGTTAAAGACTGGACGGGCCGTATCTGCTGCGAAGGCAAACAGGGGGATCCGGAAAACAGCATCTGGATTTCGATCCGGGCCAAGCGGCACTCCGCAGGCTGGGAGACTGATAACGGCACCAATTATTCCACCCGCGTTGATCCCAACTCTATTGGAGGCTGGGATCACGTGGCGATGGTCTATACCGGTACCGAGCAGGTCATTTACCTCAACGGCAAAGAGGTCCATCGCCAGAACGCTCCCAAGCCGGGCCCCTTTCTCCCCGATCGTAAATTTTTTCTGGGTGCCCAGCAAAAGTGGGACGATGCGCAGACCAAGCCGGCTGCACTGTTCGGCAAGGGGATCATGCGGATGTTTCGGATTTCCAATGTTGCCCGCTACGACAAAGAATTTGATCCTTCCAAATCGTTTGTCCCGGATGCGAATACAGAACTTCTGCTTGATTTCTCAAAGCCCGACCAGACCACTCTAGCGGATGTCTCCCAACACAAACGCAACGGCACCATCCACGACGCCAAGTGGGTCCTGCTGACTGAAGAATAA
- a CDS encoding polynucleotide kinase-phosphatase: protein MEISIPKLSLVVLVGPSGAGKSTFARKHFLPTEVISSDFCRGMISDDENDQNVTKEAFELLGYIVSQRLKSGRLTVVDATNVQQEARAQWIELARKYHFLPVAIVLNLSEKICHARNQERPDRSFGSHVVRNQRSQLKRNLKRLRREGFRYVFEMNSVEQIDAARLERVPLWNDRREEQGPFDIIGDIHGCCDELELLLAELGYVPTCVEEADPLWGDACYAHPAGRKIVFLGDLVDRGPRSLDTVRIVRNMVQQGTALCVPGNHDMKLLRKLKGKDVKLTHGLAETIAEIEALPTETREPFCQALAGFLDCLISHFVLDQGKLVVAHAGLTEDLQGRGSGKVRAFALYGETTGETDEFGFPIRYNWAAEYRGAAHVVYGHTPVPDPEWLNRTVNIDTGCVFGGRLTALRYPEKEFVTVPAKEVYCEYAKPMYRDPDAAAQTAQQQHDDLLDLQDVTGKRIVSTRLQTNISIREENATAALEVMSRFAANPKWLIYLPPTMSPPETSTEPGLLEHPAEGFAYFRNQGIPQVICEEKHMGSRAVVVVCRDQETARQRFGVQEAERGIVYTRTGRRFFNQPELEAAFLERVRQALSAADFWNEFQTDWACFDCELMPWSAKAQALLQSQYAAVGAAGKAALPPVVAALEQATARLTAEEASHAAEIAGHFRNRETAIEEFVRAYRHYCWPVETLDDLKLAPFHLLATEGRVHIDQNHEWHMQTIARICEQDEKLLLATPSLKVDLTDNGSVQAGIDWWSGLTGMGGEGMVVKPLEWVQRGSQGLVQPAIKCRGKEYLRIIYGPDYDAEENLTRLRKRGLHRKRSLAQREFALGIEALERFVNREPLRRVHECVFGVLALESEPVDPRL, encoded by the coding sequence ATGGAAATCTCAATCCCCAAACTCTCACTCGTCGTGCTCGTCGGCCCCAGCGGGGCGGGCAAAAGTACGTTTGCGCGAAAACACTTCCTGCCGACTGAAGTCATCTCTTCCGATTTCTGCCGGGGGATGATCAGCGATGACGAAAACGACCAGAATGTCACGAAGGAAGCCTTCGAACTGCTGGGTTACATCGTCTCCCAACGTCTGAAATCAGGACGGCTGACGGTCGTGGACGCCACCAATGTCCAGCAGGAGGCCCGGGCGCAGTGGATCGAACTGGCGCGGAAATACCACTTTCTGCCGGTCGCCATCGTGCTCAACCTGTCCGAAAAGATCTGCCATGCGCGGAACCAGGAACGCCCCGACCGTTCATTTGGATCACACGTGGTCCGCAATCAGCGCTCACAGTTAAAACGCAATCTGAAACGCCTCCGTCGCGAGGGCTTCCGCTATGTGTTTGAAATGAACTCGGTCGAACAGATCGACGCGGCTCGCCTGGAACGGGTCCCCCTCTGGAACGACCGTCGCGAGGAACAGGGTCCCTTCGACATCATCGGCGATATTCATGGCTGCTGTGATGAACTGGAACTGCTGCTCGCAGAGTTGGGTTATGTGCCGACCTGCGTTGAGGAAGCAGATCCCCTGTGGGGCGATGCCTGTTATGCGCATCCCGCAGGTCGCAAGATCGTCTTCCTGGGCGACCTGGTCGACCGGGGACCTCGTTCGCTGGATACGGTCCGCATCGTACGCAACATGGTCCAGCAGGGGACGGCACTCTGTGTTCCCGGAAATCATGACATGAAACTGCTCCGCAAACTGAAAGGGAAAGATGTCAAACTGACGCACGGCCTCGCAGAGACAATCGCTGAAATCGAAGCGCTGCCAACAGAAACGCGGGAACCATTCTGCCAGGCGCTGGCCGGGTTCCTCGACTGCCTGATCAGTCATTTCGTGCTGGATCAGGGTAAACTCGTCGTGGCCCATGCCGGTTTGACAGAAGACCTGCAGGGACGCGGCTCGGGGAAAGTCCGCGCATTTGCCCTTTACGGCGAGACGACAGGCGAAACCGACGAATTCGGTTTTCCGATCCGCTATAACTGGGCCGCCGAATACCGGGGTGCTGCGCACGTGGTCTACGGACATACTCCGGTTCCCGATCCGGAGTGGCTCAACCGGACGGTCAACATCGACACGGGCTGCGTCTTTGGTGGTCGCCTGACAGCACTCCGTTATCCGGAAAAAGAATTCGTTACGGTACCGGCGAAAGAAGTCTACTGCGAATACGCAAAACCCATGTACCGGGATCCGGATGCAGCAGCACAAACGGCCCAGCAGCAGCACGACGACCTGCTCGACCTGCAGGACGTCACCGGCAAGCGGATCGTTTCTACGCGTTTGCAGACGAACATCTCCATTCGAGAGGAGAACGCGACCGCGGCCCTGGAAGTCATGAGCCGCTTCGCCGCCAATCCGAAATGGCTGATCTACCTGCCACCGACGATGTCGCCCCCAGAAACCTCCACGGAACCGGGACTGCTGGAACATCCGGCCGAAGGATTTGCCTATTTTCGCAACCAGGGTATCCCCCAGGTGATCTGCGAAGAAAAGCACATGGGTTCGCGCGCTGTGGTTGTCGTCTGTCGAGATCAGGAAACGGCCCGCCAGCGGTTCGGCGTACAGGAAGCGGAACGCGGTATCGTTTACACACGGACGGGCCGGCGTTTCTTCAATCAGCCTGAACTGGAAGCCGCCTTCCTGGAACGGGTCCGACAGGCTTTAAGTGCCGCTGACTTCTGGAATGAGTTTCAGACGGACTGGGCCTGCTTCGACTGCGAACTGATGCCCTGGTCGGCCAAAGCTCAGGCGCTGCTGCAGTCGCAGTACGCAGCCGTGGGAGCCGCGGGAAAAGCGGCGCTGCCCCCGGTCGTCGCTGCGCTGGAACAGGCAACTGCACGTCTGACTGCTGAGGAAGCCTCGCATGCCGCTGAAATCGCAGGCCACTTCCGTAACCGGGAGACTGCGATCGAGGAATTCGTGCGCGCCTATCGCCACTATTGCTGGCCCGTGGAAACCCTGGATGATCTGAAGCTGGCTCCGTTTCACCTGCTGGCCACCGAAGGGCGAGTTCACATCGACCAGAATCATGAATGGCACATGCAGACCATCGCACGCATTTGTGAGCAGGATGAGAAACTGCTACTGGCGACGCCGTCGTTGAAGGTCGATCTGACAGACAATGGCAGCGTGCAGGCTGGCATCGACTGGTGGTCGGGGTTGACAGGCATGGGGGGAGAAGGGATGGTGGTCAAACCACTGGAATGGGTCCAGCGGGGTTCCCAGGGACTGGTGCAGCCGGCGATCAAGTGCCGGGGGAAAGAGTATCTGCGGATCATCTATGGTCCGGACTACGACGCGGAAGAAAATCTGACCCGTCTGCGCAAACGGGGTCTGCACCGCAAACGATCGTTGGCACAGCGTGAATTCGCCCTGGGCATTGAAGCCCTGGAACGATTTGTGAACCGGGAACCGCTGCGGCGGGTCCATGAATGTGTGTTCGGGGTACTGGCCCTGGAAAGTGAGCCGGTCGATCCCCGATTGTAA